In one window of Frigoriglobus tundricola DNA:
- the selD gene encoding selenide, water dikinase SelD: MNPTEPLRLTKLAKRAGCAAKHPPGFLLPLLGMLPPVTDPNVLIGSSTADDAAVYKLSDELALVLTTDFFTPIVDSPRDFGRVAAANALSDVYAMGGKPTAALSIVGFPDSLPATVLGEILAGASAVANEAGIAIVGGHTIKSEEPIFGLAVVGTVHPDRVLSNAGAKPGDVLILTKPLGLGIISTAAKNDLDSQSAITNAIRVMTTLNRAAAEVLTRFEVHALTDVTGFGLLGHLRNVTAASGVTAEVWADRVPVLSAARDYVKAGIAPGGTRANAKFLADWVEFASDVSPEEQLLLCDAQTSGGLLAAVPERIAKEVTRALTAAGTLASAVVGRITGTGSGKIRVSARCVS, translated from the coding sequence ATGAACCCGACCGAACCACTCCGCCTGACCAAACTCGCCAAACGCGCCGGGTGTGCGGCGAAGCACCCGCCGGGGTTCCTGCTGCCGCTCCTGGGGATGTTGCCGCCGGTCACCGACCCGAACGTGCTGATCGGCAGTTCGACCGCCGACGACGCGGCCGTCTACAAGCTCTCGGACGAGCTGGCGCTAGTGCTCACCACCGACTTCTTCACCCCCATCGTGGACAGCCCGCGCGACTTCGGCCGCGTGGCCGCCGCGAACGCGCTCTCCGACGTGTACGCGATGGGCGGCAAGCCGACCGCGGCGCTGAGCATCGTCGGCTTCCCCGATTCGCTCCCGGCAACGGTGCTGGGCGAAATTCTCGCCGGCGCCTCCGCCGTCGCGAACGAAGCCGGAATCGCCATCGTCGGCGGGCACACGATCAAGAGTGAGGAACCGATCTTCGGGCTGGCCGTTGTGGGGACGGTTCACCCCGACCGCGTGCTGTCGAACGCCGGGGCGAAGCCGGGCGACGTGTTGATCCTCACGAAACCGCTCGGCCTCGGCATCATCTCCACCGCCGCGAAGAACGATCTGGACTCCCAATCGGCCATCACAAACGCGATTCGCGTGATGACGACGCTGAACCGCGCCGCGGCCGAGGTGCTCACGCGCTTCGAGGTTCACGCGCTCACCGACGTGACGGGCTTCGGGCTGCTCGGCCACCTGCGGAACGTGACCGCGGCGAGCGGCGTGACGGCGGAAGTGTGGGCGGACCGCGTGCCGGTGCTGTCGGCCGCGCGGGATTACGTGAAAGCCGGCATTGCGCCGGGCGGCACGCGGGCGAACGCGAAATTCCTTGCGGACTGGGTCGAGTTCGCGTCCGACGTGTCACCAGAAGAACAGCTCCTGCTGTGCGACGCGCAAACCTCCGGCGGGCTGCTCGCGGCGGTACCCGAGCGCATCGCGAAGGAGGTGACGCGGGCGTTGACCGCCGCCGGAACGCTCGCGAGCGCGGTTGTGGGCCGCATCACCGGTACGGGGAGCGGAAAGATTCGCGTATCGGCCCGTTGCGTGTCGTGA